One Xyrauchen texanus isolate HMW12.3.18 chromosome 44, RBS_HiC_50CHRs, whole genome shotgun sequence DNA segment encodes these proteins:
- the LOC127636631 gene encoding torsin-4A-like gives MGEQDPTNRLPCDEIKDPKENDTSFSQFSTSVRTMMRIRQKYQAIKKRRMENLQNSISPRSHSPKFFTFESFPEPASPRKRKKKRKTRILYPSNSLRAVPTKEHSRAKKCLYLLCIIVFLQVYNAFENLDDHVLMYDLDGLEKTLKREVFGQQEVTEGILEHLQDYLSTYVHNKPLVLSLHGPTGVGKSHVGRLLAQHFRSVVGDQLVMQYFVLHHCPTDDDIPHCTTALDARITEMVTQAEEEEKIPLFIFDEVEHMPRELLDTLQDLTQPQKNNEYLNAIYIIISNLGHEDITKFVLHNSSVAVSGPLSLSQGLTPWLRSYLQSYHSLFLEAEFLPFTLLEKSHVMECFIDEMSREGFYPDRPHVEKLAEELSYYNVGKWAFSHTGCRKVVAKVNLL, from the coding sequence ATGGGTGAACAAGACCCAACTAACAGGCTACCATGTGACGAAATAAAGGATCCGAAGGAAAATGACACAAGTTTTTCCCAGTTTTCCACCAGTGTACGCACCATGATGCGAATTCGCCAAAAGTACCAGGCCATCAAGAAACGGCGTATGGAAAACCTTCAGAATTCCATATCTCCACGGTCGCACAGCCCCAAATTTTTCACCTTTGAGAGTTTCCCAGAGCCTGCTTCTCCACGCAAACGCAAGAAAAAGAGGAAGACACGAATCTTGTATCCGAGCAACAGTTTGAGAGCTGTTCCCACAAAAGAGCACAGCCGAGCCAAGAAGTGTCTGTACTTGTTGTGCATCATTGTCTTTCTGCAGGTTTACAATGCCTTCGAGAACCTAGACGACCACGTCCTCATGTACGATCTAGACGGACTTGAAAAGACCCTGAAAAGGGAAGTGTTTGGACAACAGGAAGTGACCGAGGGCATTCTAGAGCATTTACAAGATTATTTGTCAACTTATGTTCACAATAAACCTTTGGTGCTGTCGCTTCATGGACCGACTGGAGTCGGGAAGAGCCACGTTGGTCGATTGTTGGCTCAGCATTTTCGTTCAGTGGTAGGCGACCAATTGGTAATGCAATACTTTGTGCTGCACCACTGCCCTACGGATGACGATATCCCTCACTGCACCACCGCTCTGGACGCCCGCATCACTGAAATGGTCACTCAAGCTGAGGAAGAAGAGAAGATACCGCTCTTCATCTTCGACGAGGTGGAACACATGCCCAGAGAGTTGCTGGACACATTACAAGATCTGACACAACCCCAAAAAAACAACGAATACTTAAATGCAATCTACATTATAATTAGCAACTTGGGACATGAGGATATCACCAAATTTGTCCTTCATAACTCTAGTGTCGCCGTCTCGGGCCCTTTGAGCTTGAGTCAAGGACTGACCCCTTGGTTGCGCAGCTACTTGCAAAGTTACCACTCGCTATTCCTGGAAGCCGAGTTCCTACCcttcactcttttagagaaaagcCATGTAATGGAGTGTTTTATTGACGAGATGTCTCGAGAAGGATTCTACCCAGATCGCCCACACGTAGAAAAACTAGCGGAAGAACTCTCGTACTATAATGTAGGAAAGTGGGCATTTTCCCACACCGGATGCAGGAAGGTTGTAGCAAAGGTGAACCTTCTCTAA
- the brap gene encoding BRCA1-associated protein, producing MSVSLVVIRLELADQSDFPQGFQYCAVTEMSEEEMREKALASARVTLRGKMDKERGSLLHQHLGSRVMSDMVIETFERNAEGTEEVNKDVKYTNDSNGDAKDQTDVGTTPDSPSKQLPDQISFFSGNPSVEIVHGIMHLYKTNKMTSLTEDVRRSAMICVLTVPTTMTSHDLMKFVSHFNDVIEHMKIIRDSTPNQYMVLIEFRNQADADSFYTTCNGRRFNSIEDAICQLVYVERAEVIKSEEGASLPVMHLIELPKCTVCLERMDESVNGVLTTLCNHSFHSQCLQRWEDTTCPVCRYCQTPEPVEENKCFECGVQENLWICLICGHIGCGRYVSRHAYKHFEETQHTYAMQLTNHRVWDYAGDNYVHRLVASKTDGKMVQYECEGDTCQDEKIDALQLEYSYLLTSQLDSQRIYWENKIVHLEKDTAEEINNMKAKFKETIDKCDSLERKLNELVKEKQSIEKKCSQLNNKVVKISQELREEQEMNRCLRANQTELQTQLQEEERRAHEATANKEGQIAELKEQLRDVMFYLETQQQIDRMPADTRQEIQEGQINIASAPAAPQPGPSAHGTGKLCGRKGRSKRGK from the exons ATGAGTGTGTCTCTGGTTGTGATCAGACTCGAGCTCGCTGATCAGTCTGATTTCCCGCAGGGTTTTCAATACTGCGCCG TTACAGAGATGTCAGAGGAGGAGATGAGGGAGAAAGCGCTGGCCTCTGCAAGAGTCACGCTAAGAGGTAAAATGGACAAGGAGCGAGGGAGTCTACTGCATCAGCATCTGGGCAGCCGAGTCATGAGCGACATGGTGATCGAGACTTTTGAACGCAATGCAG AAGGAACCGAGGAAGTTAACAAAGATGTGAAATACACAAATGACAGTAATGGAGATGCCAAAGATCAAACCGATGTGGGGACAACTCCAGACTCACCATCCAAACAGCTACCAGATCAAATTTCCTTCTTCAGTGGGAACCCGTCGGTGGAGATTGTTCACGGCATCATGCACCTTTACAAAACTAA TAAAATGACATCACTAACAGAGGACGTGAGGCGCAGCGCGATGATTTGTGTTCTCACGGTACCAACAACCATGACCAGCCATGACCTCATGAAGTTTGTGTCGCACTTTAATGATGTCATAGAGCACATGAAAATTATCAGAGACTCCACGCCTAACCAGTACATGGTGCTGATTGAGTTCAGGAATCAG gCCGATGCTGACAGCTTTTACACAACCTGTAATGGCCGTCGGTTTAACTCGATTGAAGATGCCATCTGCCAGTTAGTTTATGTGGAGAGGGCAGAAGTCATAAAATCTGAAGAG GGggccagtttaccagttatgcaCCTTATTGAGCTGCCCAAGTGCACTGTGTGTTTGGAGCGCATGGATGAGTCGGTGAATGGAGTGCTGACCACCCTGTGTAACCACAGCTTTCATAGCCAATGCCTCCAGAGATGGGAAGACACAAC GTGTCCAGTCTGTCGATACTGTCAGACCCCTGAACCCGTGGAGGAAAACAAGTGTTTTGAGTGCGGCGTACAAGAG AATCTGTGGATCTGTCTCATCTGCGGGCACATTGGTTGCGGGCGCTACGTAAGCCGCCACGCGTATAAGCACTTTGAAGAAACGCAGCACACCTACGCCATGCAGCTGACCAATCACAGGGTCTGGGACTACGCTGGAG ataaCTATGTTCACCGGCTTGTTGCCAGTAAAACTGACGGTAAGATGGTACAGTACGAGTGTGAGGGCGACACGTGTCAAGATGAAAAAATTGATGCTCTACAGCTCGAG TACTCGTATTTATTGACCAGTCAGCTGGACTCTCAGCGCATTTACTGGGAGAACAAAATTGTTCATTTAGAGAAAGACACAGCAGAAGAG atCAACAATATGAAGGCCAAATTCAAGGAGACGATTGATAAGTGTGACAGTTTGGAACGGAAACTAAATGAACTCGTCAAAGAAAAACAATCCATCGAAAAGAA ATGCTCACAGCTGAATAACAAAGTGGTGAAGATCAGTCAAGAGTTGAGGGAGGAGCAAGAAATGAACCGATGCCTACGAGCCAATCAGACGGAGCTGCAGACTCAGCTGCAGGAGGAGGAGAGGCGGGCCCACGAGGCCACAGCCAATAAAGAAGGACAGATCGCAGAGTTGAAGGAGCAGCTACGAGACGTCATGTTCTACCTGGAGACGCAGCAGCAAATCGATCGTATGCCCGCAGATACCCGGCAAGAAATACAGGAGGGCCAAATCAACATCGCCTCGGCGCCCGCCGCGCCACAGCCCGGGCCCTCTGCACATGGCACCGGGAAACTGTGCGGCAGGAAAGGACGATCTAAAAGAGGAAAATAG